A portion of the Stigmatella aurantiaca DW4/3-1 genome contains these proteins:
- a CDS encoding DUF2934 domain-containing protein encodes MARQSAKASNSPTKEPQKEAPKEPLKEVPKAASSQTPEPTRNAPSNEQIARRAYEIYLARGGEHGSNEQDWFQAERELKLGRQ; translated from the coding sequence ATGGCCCGCCAAAGCGCAAAAGCGTCCAATTCGCCCACCAAAGAGCCTCAGAAGGAGGCTCCCAAGGAGCCGCTCAAGGAAGTCCCGAAGGCCGCGTCCTCGCAGACGCCCGAGCCCACCCGCAACGCGCCATCGAATGAGCAGATCGCCCGCCGCGCCTACGAAATCTACCTGGCCCGGGGCGGCGAGCACGGCAGCAACGAGCAGGACTGGTTCCAGGCCGAGCGCGAGCTGAAGCTCGGTCGCCAGTAA
- the mutY gene encoding A/G-specific adenine glycosylase, with protein sequence MTQEVFALDAGRVAAIRAPLLAWYGREKRDLPWRRTSDPYAIWLSEVMLQQTQVSTVIPYWERFLARFPSVRALAAAPLDDVLAAWRGLGYYSRARNLHRAAQEVVANFGGRFPPTAKDLLTLPGFGRYTAGAVASIAFGEEAPLVDGNVARVLSRLFAVEGMPGDKAREARLWTLAGALVKGERPGDFNQALMEHGATVCRPERPLCLLCPVRGACLAYQTGRVSELPPPKVRAPPKRLTLALAVWPQGDTLLFARRAEKGLFGGLWELPAVEVEPGTPDEEAAQRLSESLEVPLTAMGALGTVKRQLTHRALTLHLLRVTGPRRPSRAKAFHELRWCTPAQAAELGMSTAMQRALDAALARGVLPNVAG encoded by the coding sequence ATGACCCAGGAAGTCTTCGCGCTGGATGCCGGACGGGTGGCCGCCATCCGGGCCCCCTTGTTGGCCTGGTATGGCCGGGAGAAGCGGGATCTGCCCTGGCGCCGCACGAGCGACCCCTACGCCATCTGGCTCAGCGAGGTCATGCTGCAACAGACCCAGGTGTCCACCGTCATTCCCTACTGGGAGCGGTTCCTGGCGCGCTTTCCCTCGGTGCGGGCCCTGGCGGCGGCCCCCCTGGATGACGTGCTCGCCGCGTGGCGGGGCCTTGGCTACTACTCGCGCGCGCGCAACCTCCACCGCGCCGCCCAGGAGGTCGTCGCGAACTTCGGAGGAAGGTTTCCCCCCACCGCGAAGGACCTGCTCACCCTGCCCGGCTTCGGCCGCTACACGGCGGGGGCCGTGGCCTCCATTGCCTTCGGAGAAGAAGCCCCCTTGGTGGATGGCAACGTGGCGCGCGTGCTCTCCCGCCTCTTCGCGGTGGAAGGCATGCCGGGCGACAAGGCACGGGAGGCCCGGCTGTGGACCTTGGCCGGTGCCCTCGTGAAGGGCGAGCGGCCCGGGGACTTCAATCAAGCCCTCATGGAGCACGGCGCGACCGTGTGCCGCCCGGAGCGACCGCTCTGCCTGCTGTGCCCCGTGCGCGGGGCGTGCCTGGCCTATCAGACGGGGCGCGTCAGCGAGTTGCCCCCCCCCAAGGTGCGCGCGCCCCCCAAGCGGTTGACGCTCGCGCTCGCCGTCTGGCCCCAGGGGGACACCCTGCTCTTCGCCCGTCGCGCGGAGAAGGGCCTCTTCGGAGGACTGTGGGAGCTGCCCGCGGTGGAGGTAGAGCCCGGCACGCCAGACGAAGAAGCCGCCCAGCGCCTCTCGGAATCCCTGGAGGTCCCTCTCACCGCGATGGGCGCGCTCGGCACGGTGAAGCGCCAACTCACCCACCGCGCGCTCACCCTGCACCTGCTGCGCGTCACCGGCCCGCGGCGCCCTTCGCGGGCCAAAGCCTTCCACGAGCTGCGCTGGTGCACGCCCGCGCAAGCGGCGGAGCTGGGGATGAGCACCGCCATGCAGCGGGCCCTCGACGCCGCGCTCGCGCGAGGCGTGCTCCCGAATGTGGCCGGGTAA
- a CDS encoding AAA family ATPase — MKLTRLKVHQYRAVPPGTELLFGPSLNLFLGENGTGRTMLLELLSTALISDFSGLLHEAFSLEYSLTMPGLELHILARNEQSGPPPSPHALVPLHAPMASRALEPLIEATLRLEAPSCWLRMRATASGLFCEVDGQSAYARTMDWSPMDRSVWTLLFMTAQYLDRAVKDRLKEFLRRTFLLAPWRFDESLGTFGRIGNSKFALEMRDDEVFPLGLMALPTWMPGWLRHHVERGPLADALEFRHDELEQSFLARFVALAGFTSGQLRVEVLEKRTYENGGRVGFGEFTFLFTRPDGSSLTQAQLGDGQKRLLSFLYYLDVHEDFVIADELANGLHPRWVEACLQAMGARQCFLTSQSPLLVEHASLHSAEVLRASLVLCKTGLRWENPSPELAERLFAASQQGTHSVGELLREHGVW; from the coding sequence ATGAAGCTCACGCGCCTCAAGGTCCACCAGTACCGGGCCGTGCCCCCGGGCACCGAGCTCCTCTTTGGCCCATCGCTCAACCTGTTCCTGGGCGAGAACGGCACGGGCCGGACGATGCTGCTGGAGCTGCTCTCGACCGCCCTCATCTCGGACTTCTCGGGGCTCCTCCACGAAGCGTTTTCCCTGGAGTACAGCCTGACGATGCCGGGGCTGGAGTTGCACATCCTCGCCCGGAACGAGCAGAGCGGCCCGCCCCCCTCCCCGCATGCCCTGGTCCCCCTCCATGCCCCCATGGCCTCACGGGCCCTGGAGCCCCTCATCGAGGCGACCCTGCGGCTCGAAGCGCCCTCGTGCTGGCTGCGGATGCGCGCCACCGCCTCGGGGCTCTTCTGCGAGGTGGATGGGCAATCGGCCTACGCGCGGACCATGGACTGGTCCCCCATGGACCGCTCCGTCTGGACGCTGCTCTTCATGACAGCCCAGTACCTGGATCGCGCGGTGAAGGACCGGCTCAAGGAGTTCCTCCGCCGCACCTTCCTGCTGGCGCCCTGGCGGTTCGACGAGTCGCTGGGAACATTTGGCCGCATCGGCAACAGCAAGTTCGCCCTGGAGATGAGGGACGACGAAGTCTTTCCCCTGGGGCTAATGGCCCTGCCCACGTGGATGCCCGGCTGGCTGCGCCACCACGTGGAGCGAGGCCCTCTGGCCGACGCCCTCGAGTTCCGCCACGACGAGCTCGAGCAGAGCTTCCTGGCGAGGTTCGTGGCCCTGGCGGGCTTCACCTCGGGGCAACTCCGGGTCGAAGTGCTGGAGAAGCGCACGTACGAGAACGGAGGGAGGGTGGGCTTCGGTGAGTTCACCTTCCTCTTCACCCGGCCCGACGGCTCGTCCCTCACCCAGGCGCAGCTCGGCGATGGGCAGAAGCGGCTGCTGTCCTTCCTCTATTACCTGGACGTGCACGAGGACTTCGTCATCGCCGACGAGCTTGCCAATGGCCTGCATCCGCGCTGGGTGGAGGCGTGTCTGCAAGCGATGGGCGCTCGGCAGTGCTTCCTGACCAGCCAGAGCCCGCTCCTCGTGGAGCATGCGTCCCTCCATTCCGCCGAGGTGCTCCGCGCATCCCTCGTGCTCTGCAAGACGGGCTTGCGCTGGGAGAACCCCTCCCCTGAACTGGCCGAGCGCCTCTTCGCCGCGTCCCAGCAGGGCACACACTCCGTGGGAGAGCTGCTCCGAGAGCACGGGGTGTGGTGA
- a CDS encoding PD-(D/E)XK nuclease family protein — MRRSTFTNAFSWSKSRHEKFTECLRSYYFYYYRSWGGWEADAPKEVRELYVLKKLSNRYTWAGSVVHESLKDVLLDWRAGRTVDPQAVEARTHRLMQDDFRHSSKKSYWTQKYRKPFTGLVEHEYAEAIPSEAWKQNWETVRSALAWFFASRWPALARSLKPAQWLEVDAGAEHSSFTLEGVKVFAIPDFAYVDEAGSPVVVDWKTGRVREGYDDQVLGYALYLSQRYKFPMEKVRAALVYLNEGLEQEVQVDPAAVEAFKERFSQSVAGMRGLLKDPVTNTPREAEAFPLTENLASCVRCVFRRSCQRETAVAGLQPPQVA; from the coding sequence ATGCGGCGCTCCACGTTCACCAACGCCTTCTCCTGGTCCAAGAGCCGCCATGAGAAGTTCACCGAATGCCTGAGGTCCTACTACTTCTACTACTACCGCTCCTGGGGTGGGTGGGAGGCCGATGCGCCCAAGGAGGTCCGCGAGCTGTATGTGCTCAAGAAGCTGAGCAATCGCTACACCTGGGCGGGCAGCGTGGTGCACGAGTCCCTCAAGGATGTGCTGCTGGATTGGCGCGCGGGCCGGACGGTGGATCCGCAAGCGGTGGAGGCGCGGACGCACCGGCTGATGCAGGACGACTTCCGTCACTCGAGCAAGAAGTCGTACTGGACGCAGAAGTACCGCAAGCCGTTCACCGGGCTCGTGGAGCACGAGTATGCGGAGGCCATCCCCAGCGAGGCGTGGAAGCAGAACTGGGAGACGGTGCGCTCGGCGCTGGCGTGGTTCTTCGCCTCCCGGTGGCCCGCCTTGGCGCGGTCGCTCAAGCCAGCGCAGTGGCTGGAGGTGGACGCGGGCGCCGAGCATTCCAGCTTCACCCTGGAGGGGGTGAAGGTGTTCGCCATCCCGGACTTCGCCTACGTGGATGAGGCGGGCAGTCCGGTGGTGGTGGACTGGAAGACGGGCCGGGTGCGCGAGGGGTATGACGACCAGGTCCTCGGCTACGCGCTCTATCTGTCTCAGCGCTACAAGTTCCCCATGGAGAAGGTGCGCGCCGCGCTGGTGTACCTGAACGAGGGGCTGGAGCAGGAGGTTCAGGTGGATCCGGCGGCGGTCGAAGCGTTCAAGGAGCGCTTCTCCCAGAGCGTCGCGGGGATGCGCGGGCTGCTGAAGGATCCGGTTACGAACACGCCCCGGGAGGCCGAGGCGTTCCCGTTGACGGAGAACCTGGCCTCGTGCGTGCGCTGTGTCTTCCGGCGCTCCTGCCAGCGAGAGACCGCGGTGGCGGGGCTTCAGCCCCCCCAGGTGGCCTGA
- a CDS encoding tRNA threonylcarbamoyladenosine dehydratase, with protein sequence MSTQPTPSLSPSAPSPAVPSAPEASPSPLARPFKLSRRFDRTGRLLGDPGMERLAAARVVVFGVGGVGSYAVEGLVRSGIGHLTLVDHDDVCVTNTNRQLHATVKGVGKSKAELMAQRCRDINPDVQVEAVREFYRAESAEQLLPPGRYDFVVDAIDNVKAKLHLLHRCVTMGMPVVSSMGAAGRLDPTAIRVEDLSETHMDPFAKDIRKLLKRKHGVETDRHTGITAVYSIEVRRQPVALRYDDATDGFLCVCPQDNEFHTCDHRTQIDGSAVFVTSAFGMNAAGVVVRRIASAR encoded by the coding sequence ATGAGCACGCAGCCCACCCCCTCCCTGTCCCCCTCCGCCCCCTCCCCGGCCGTGCCCTCGGCCCCGGAAGCGAGTCCTTCTCCCCTCGCCCGCCCCTTCAAGCTGTCGCGCCGGTTCGACCGGACGGGACGCCTGCTGGGAGACCCGGGAATGGAGCGGCTGGCGGCGGCGCGCGTGGTGGTCTTCGGGGTGGGAGGCGTTGGCAGCTATGCGGTGGAGGGGTTGGTGCGCAGCGGCATCGGCCACCTCACGCTGGTGGACCACGATGATGTGTGCGTCACCAACACCAACCGCCAGCTCCACGCGACGGTGAAGGGCGTGGGCAAGTCCAAGGCGGAGCTGATGGCGCAGCGCTGCCGGGACATCAACCCGGACGTCCAGGTGGAAGCGGTGCGCGAGTTCTACCGGGCGGAGAGCGCCGAGCAGCTCTTGCCCCCCGGCCGCTACGACTTCGTGGTGGACGCCATCGACAACGTGAAGGCCAAGCTCCACCTGCTCCACCGCTGCGTCACGATGGGCATGCCCGTGGTCAGCTCCATGGGCGCGGCCGGCCGGTTGGACCCCACGGCCATCCGCGTGGAGGACCTGTCCGAGACGCACATGGACCCGTTCGCCAAGGACATCCGCAAGCTGCTCAAGCGCAAGCACGGGGTGGAGACGGACCGGCACACGGGCATCACCGCCGTCTACTCCATCGAGGTGCGCCGTCAGCCAGTGGCCCTCCGGTACGACGACGCCACCGACGGCTTTCTGTGCGTCTGCCCCCAGGACAACGAGTTCCACACCTGCGACCACCGGACCCAGATTGATGGCAGCGCCGTCTTCGTCACCTCCGCCTTCGGCATGAACGCCGCGGGCGTGGTGGTGCGCAGGATTGCCTCCGCTCGCTGA
- a CDS encoding TatD family hydrolase translates to MIDTHCHLDASRFDPDRSDVLTRAWAAGLQGIVIPAVGPETWEPLLELPRREPRIQVGLGIHPQLLPELPPEHDAEHLERLDALLTRGGAVAVGECGLDGPSFPGAPLERQLAVLRGHMALARKHGLPVLMHCHRAHPALIAFLKEEPFPEAGVLMHSYSGGVELARFYLQKGCHFSFAGPVTWAEARKPLDALRVIPPERLVAETDSPDQAPTPHRGTRSEPGYLPHIIEGMARALGEPAEVLAERTTLNARKLFREAFPPASR, encoded by the coding sequence ATGATCGACACCCACTGTCACCTCGATGCCTCGCGGTTCGATCCCGACCGCTCCGATGTCCTCACCCGCGCCTGGGCCGCTGGGCTCCAGGGCATCGTGATTCCCGCGGTCGGACCGGAGACCTGGGAGCCGCTGCTGGAGTTGCCTCGCCGCGAACCGCGCATCCAGGTGGGACTCGGCATCCACCCCCAGCTCCTTCCGGAGCTGCCCCCCGAGCACGACGCGGAGCACCTCGAGCGCCTCGATGCCTTGCTCACCCGGGGAGGCGCCGTGGCCGTGGGCGAGTGCGGCCTGGACGGTCCCTCTTTTCCGGGCGCCCCCCTGGAGCGGCAACTCGCGGTGCTGCGCGGGCACATGGCCCTGGCGCGCAAGCACGGGCTCCCCGTGCTGATGCACTGCCACCGGGCGCACCCTGCCCTCATCGCGTTCCTCAAGGAGGAGCCCTTCCCCGAGGCGGGCGTGCTCATGCACAGCTACAGCGGGGGCGTGGAGCTGGCGCGCTTCTACCTCCAGAAGGGCTGCCACTTCTCCTTCGCGGGCCCCGTCACCTGGGCCGAGGCGCGAAAGCCGCTGGATGCCCTCCGGGTCATCCCTCCGGAGCGGCTGGTCGCGGAGACGGACTCTCCGGACCAGGCCCCCACCCCCCACCGGGGAACGCGCTCGGAGCCCGGCTACTTGCCCCACATCATCGAGGGGATGGCCCGGGCCCTGGGAGAGCCCGCCGAAGTGCTTGCCGAGCGGACGACCCTCAATGCCCGGAAGCTCTTCCGGGAAGCGTTTCCCCCTGCTTCGCGGTAG
- a CDS encoding TolB family protein, translating to MSKRAGMTLLCSALLVVLSGCGDECKDPSDCTDDKGSPSEGKVWACESNKCVERDSSNPGPGDGGTGDAGPADGGDGGPTDGGPTDGGDGSDGGPADAGMSVGKGGACTSSVECMAGLRCEDATGGRTCQSLHVAVTSTGAAGTQATAVRHDETTTAPVALSESTETNRFPRWSADGSAVAFVEGAEGVGTSRLVSRTLPLTAGQSTVLTSGTAAETEDFPQLEWWPSRSLVWTKKSGASTSGLWSVPGAGGTAVALTASGVFPSWASNGTSLAYSTNAEGVMTLTPGQPAAAVTGGTGGEQPYHNQANDWLLYAKANGSDAVIGPLYEIFTLSPTGGTINPIANTSSEPTSGGSVDSYIANQTWAPDGTWVAYVRTYFSNPSDASPSALCGAAGASQCPGRDANVIFLRKINPQTGAGDGPEVQFVSGGTLPSFSPDGRFIAYVRAKRLQVQQINPADGTAVGTAVQHSLGTDVQTNRGDDHRPRWQPR from the coding sequence ATGAGCAAACGCGCAGGAATGACTTTGCTGTGCAGTGCACTTTTGGTGGTGCTGTCGGGGTGTGGGGACGAGTGCAAGGATCCCTCCGATTGTACCGATGACAAGGGAAGTCCTTCGGAGGGCAAGGTCTGGGCATGTGAGAGCAACAAGTGCGTCGAGCGGGACTCGTCGAACCCAGGGCCTGGAGATGGCGGCACGGGAGACGCTGGCCCGGCGGATGGCGGGGACGGTGGCCCCACGGATGGGGGCCCCACGGACGGAGGGGATGGCTCGGATGGCGGCCCCGCGGACGCGGGCATGTCGGTGGGCAAGGGCGGCGCTTGCACCTCGTCCGTGGAGTGCATGGCGGGCTTGCGCTGTGAGGATGCGACGGGTGGCCGGACGTGCCAGTCCCTGCACGTGGCGGTGACCAGCACGGGGGCGGCAGGCACTCAAGCGACGGCCGTGCGCCATGATGAGACCACCACGGCGCCCGTTGCCCTGAGTGAGTCCACGGAGACAAACCGTTTCCCCCGGTGGAGCGCGGACGGCTCGGCCGTCGCGTTCGTGGAGGGGGCTGAAGGCGTGGGCACCTCTCGCCTCGTGTCCCGGACCCTTCCGCTCACCGCGGGGCAGTCCACGGTCCTGACGAGTGGAACGGCGGCGGAGACCGAGGACTTCCCCCAGTTGGAGTGGTGGCCCTCCAGGAGCCTCGTGTGGACGAAGAAGAGCGGGGCGAGCACTTCGGGGCTCTGGTCGGTTCCTGGCGCGGGCGGCACCGCCGTGGCCCTCACGGCCAGCGGCGTCTTCCCGTCCTGGGCGAGCAATGGCACGAGCCTCGCGTACAGCACCAACGCGGAGGGGGTGATGACGCTGACGCCGGGGCAACCCGCCGCCGCGGTCACCGGAGGAACGGGCGGCGAGCAGCCGTACCACAACCAGGCCAATGACTGGCTGCTCTACGCCAAGGCCAATGGCTCGGACGCGGTCATCGGTCCCCTCTACGAGATCTTCACCCTCTCGCCCACGGGAGGGACGATCAACCCCATTGCCAACACGTCCTCGGAGCCGACCAGCGGGGGCTCCGTCGACTCGTACATCGCCAATCAGACCTGGGCGCCGGATGGCACCTGGGTGGCGTACGTGCGCACCTACTTCTCCAACCCCTCGGACGCCAGCCCCTCGGCCCTGTGCGGTGCCGCGGGCGCCTCGCAGTGCCCGGGCCGGGATGCGAACGTCATCTTCCTGAGGAAGATCAACCCGCAGACGGGCGCTGGGGACGGGCCAGAAGTGCAGTTCGTGTCGGGGGGCACGCTCCCCTCGTTCTCGCCGGATGGACGGTTCATCGCCTACGTCCGGGCGAAGCGTCTGCAAGTCCAGCAGATCAACCCCGCGGATGGCACCGCGGTGGGGACTGCCGTCCAGCACTCGCTGGGCACGGACGTACAGACGAACCGCGGAGACGATCACCGCCCGCGCTGGCAGCCGCGCTAG
- a CDS encoding Maf family protein: MKPLILASTSSARRALMEGLGLAYTAEAPGVGEEVSPTLSARQAVQELAARKARAVQARHPEAWVLGADQLVEVEGEILSKPPDLDAARKQLGKLLGRTHDICTGVCLAGPGGHLAESLEVSRLTFYPASAEELERYLSLGEWQGCAGSYRIEGAGQALLSRLDGDRTNVQGLPMLTVVRMLRTAGFSFFETAR; the protein is encoded by the coding sequence ATGAAACCTCTGATTCTTGCCTCGACCTCCAGCGCTCGCCGCGCCCTCATGGAGGGGCTGGGCCTGGCCTACACCGCCGAGGCGCCCGGCGTGGGCGAGGAGGTGTCCCCCACCCTCTCGGCGCGCCAGGCCGTCCAGGAGCTCGCCGCGCGCAAGGCCCGGGCCGTCCAGGCACGCCACCCGGAAGCCTGGGTCCTGGGAGCCGACCAGCTCGTCGAGGTGGAGGGGGAGATTCTCTCCAAGCCGCCGGATCTCGACGCGGCGCGAAAGCAACTGGGCAAGCTGCTCGGGCGAACCCACGACATCTGCACCGGGGTCTGTCTGGCCGGTCCCGGAGGCCACCTCGCCGAGAGCCTGGAGGTGTCCCGGTTGACCTTCTATCCCGCCTCCGCCGAGGAGTTGGAGCGGTACCTGAGCCTCGGCGAGTGGCAGGGCTGCGCGGGCAGCTACCGCATCGAAGGGGCCGGACAGGCCCTGCTCTCGCGCCTCGATGGAGACCGGACCAACGTCCAGGGGCTGCCCATGCTCACCGTGGTGCGGATGCTGCGCACCGCGGGCTTCTCCTTCTTCGAGACGGCCCGCTGA
- a CDS encoding metallopeptidase family protein, whose protein sequence is MSRRGLLAFFLLLGACQRSSSEPAAAAPVPCTAQATAPGKPPDEVAPPEPVAASPLEAGPVGDSPAPVVPLAICRAEGISPLEAARRYYDEGHFEAALSCAAQSAALEPDLADAHAERGMALAELGRIPEAQMAFARALAIDPGGREALLGAAHLYVVQLPSTRERDELGLLYSERGLSQPGMPPDVVVQFALLSAMAFNDLGQAGDALERAAIVLARDPGNHEAAFERALALFELCRFAEAKAAFTALLKYPDREAHAHQRLGLLLEREGKWTQAQHHFDKARALAPQDFPPPPLPSQEEFRAAVARAVEALPEDMRKDLEGIPVTAEEIPADADLMSGEPPLSPSILGLFRGPPLGEPCDGSETPCRSVALYRRNLARVVSSNAELLEQIQVTLLHEVGHLRGEDDEELAARGLE, encoded by the coding sequence ATGTCGCGGCGTGGTCTGCTCGCCTTCTTCCTTCTGCTCGGTGCCTGCCAGCGCAGCTCTTCGGAGCCTGCCGCGGCGGCGCCCGTTCCCTGTACCGCTCAAGCCACCGCTCCCGGCAAGCCCCCTGACGAGGTTGCGCCGCCTGAGCCGGTGGCGGCGTCACCGCTCGAGGCGGGGCCCGTGGGGGACAGCCCAGCTCCGGTGGTCCCGCTCGCGATCTGCCGCGCCGAGGGCATCTCTCCCCTGGAGGCGGCGCGCCGCTACTACGACGAGGGTCACTTCGAGGCAGCGCTGTCCTGTGCGGCCCAGTCGGCCGCGTTGGAGCCGGACCTCGCCGATGCCCATGCCGAGCGGGGCATGGCGTTGGCCGAACTGGGCCGCATCCCCGAGGCCCAGATGGCGTTTGCCCGTGCCCTGGCGATCGATCCAGGGGGCCGCGAGGCCTTGCTGGGGGCCGCGCACCTGTACGTGGTGCAACTGCCCTCCACCCGGGAGCGGGATGAGCTGGGACTGCTCTACTCCGAGCGCGGGCTGTCCCAGCCCGGAATGCCTCCGGACGTGGTGGTCCAGTTCGCGCTCCTTTCGGCCATGGCGTTCAATGACCTGGGACAAGCGGGGGATGCCCTGGAGCGCGCGGCCATCGTGCTCGCGCGGGATCCCGGCAACCACGAGGCGGCCTTCGAGCGGGCCCTGGCCCTCTTCGAGCTGTGCCGCTTCGCCGAGGCGAAGGCCGCTTTCACCGCGCTGTTGAAGTACCCCGACCGGGAGGCCCATGCGCACCAGCGCCTCGGCCTGTTGCTCGAGCGCGAGGGGAAGTGGACCCAGGCGCAGCACCACTTCGACAAGGCCCGCGCGCTGGCACCCCAGGATTTTCCCCCGCCGCCCTTGCCCTCCCAGGAGGAGTTCCGCGCGGCGGTGGCCCGGGCCGTGGAGGCGCTGCCCGAGGACATGCGCAAGGACCTGGAAGGCATCCCCGTCACGGCGGAGGAGATTCCCGCGGACGCGGACTTGATGTCCGGCGAGCCGCCCTTGTCCCCTTCGATCCTGGGGCTCTTCCGGGGGCCGCCGCTGGGGGAGCCGTGCGATGGCTCGGAGACGCCGTGCCGCTCGGTGGCGCTCTACCGCCGCAACCTCGCGCGCGTGGTGTCCAGCAATGCCGAGTTGCTGGAGCAGATCCAGGTGACGCTGCTGCACGAGGTAGGGCATCTTCGCGGCGAGGATGATGAAGAGCTGGCCGCCCGCGGCCTGGAGTGA
- a CDS encoding class I SAM-dependent rRNA methyltransferase — MAARSLPVARVSLKGAKSLRRGSPWLYRTELLEPPDGEARGRVVSVVDPQGNPIGQAFYAQRSPLALRLLTRRPATEEPADEAFFRRRLEAALARRASLKHRDGVRWVHGEADLLPGLFVDRYGAGLTLQTLSEGMDTRKEWIARVLVELTGATHVVCRDDASGRDFEGLARQVVVLHGTGDARFVYHEGENRFEVDLLGDMKTGAFLDQVDNHLRAGELARGEALDLFSYHGGFALALSRTCDTVLAVEQDPKASGRIQANAERNGRTNVTVENANAFDVLRRFADTGRRFDTVVLDPPGLAKRREGLATALRAYHELNLRALKCLKPEGLLVTCSCSGKLDREGFERMVISAAEDARRPVQILERRGAGLDHPVLANLPETEYLKALYVRAL; from the coding sequence ATGGCCGCGCGAAGTCTCCCCGTTGCACGAGTGAGCCTCAAGGGCGCCAAGAGCCTGCGCCGAGGCAGTCCGTGGCTCTACCGCACCGAACTGCTGGAGCCTCCGGACGGTGAGGCCCGGGGGCGGGTGGTGTCCGTGGTGGACCCCCAGGGCAATCCCATCGGCCAAGCGTTCTACGCGCAGCGCTCTCCGCTGGCGTTGCGGCTGCTCACGCGCCGTCCCGCCACCGAGGAGCCCGCAGACGAGGCCTTCTTCCGCCGCCGGCTGGAGGCGGCCCTGGCCCGCCGCGCGTCCCTGAAGCACCGGGATGGCGTGCGGTGGGTGCATGGCGAGGCGGACTTGTTGCCGGGCCTCTTCGTGGACCGCTACGGCGCGGGCCTGACGCTGCAGACGCTCTCCGAGGGCATGGACACCCGGAAGGAGTGGATCGCCCGGGTCCTGGTGGAGCTGACCGGGGCCACCCACGTGGTCTGCCGGGACGATGCCTCTGGCCGCGACTTCGAGGGGCTGGCCCGTCAGGTGGTGGTGTTGCACGGCACGGGCGACGCGCGTTTTGTCTACCACGAGGGGGAGAACCGCTTCGAGGTGGACCTCCTCGGGGACATGAAGACCGGGGCCTTCCTGGATCAGGTGGACAACCACCTGCGCGCGGGGGAACTCGCCCGGGGCGAGGCGCTGGATCTCTTCAGCTACCACGGGGGGTTCGCGCTCGCGCTGAGCCGCACGTGTGACACGGTGCTCGCGGTGGAGCAGGACCCGAAGGCCTCCGGCCGCATCCAGGCCAACGCCGAGCGCAATGGCCGCACGAACGTCACGGTGGAAAACGCCAACGCCTTCGACGTGCTGCGGCGCTTCGCGGACACCGGCCGCCGCTTCGACACGGTGGTCTTGGATCCGCCGGGGCTGGCCAAGCGCCGCGAGGGGCTGGCCACCGCGCTGCGCGCCTACCACGAGCTCAACCTGCGCGCCCTCAAGTGTCTGAAGCCCGAGGGGCTGCTCGTTACCTGCTCATGCTCGGGGAAGCTGGACCGCGAGGGGTTCGAGCGGATGGTCATCTCGGCCGCCGAGGACGCCCGGCGGCCGGTGCAGATTCTCGAACGGCGAGGGGCGGGGCTGGACCATCCGGTGCTCGCCAACCTGCCGGAGACCGAGTACCTCAAGGCGCTCTACGTCCGGGCCCTGTGA